Sequence from the Brassica napus cultivar Da-Ae unplaced genomic scaffold, Da-Ae ScsIHWf_3019;HRSCAF=3806, whole genome shotgun sequence genome:
CTAGACCtagtttagtaatattaaaaacgAGCGATATAAGCCTTCTTTTGAAGGCTTATATCGCtcgtttttttctataaaacggaacaaatcattttttttatataattttttctattatatataaaaataaaatagaaaaaaatactattataatttataatttttttttgataaaaaaaatattgctgCGTGTTTATTTTAGACAATACAAACAAGATATGATGTATAGTAGAGTAGGGGCGGATGTAGCCAAGTGGATTAAGGCAGTGGATTGTGAATTCACCATCGCGGGTTCAATTCCCGTCGTTCGCCCGTGATGCCCGGGACCAAGTTATTATGATTTCTTTTTCCGCCTTTGTATTAAGcttctctatttttcttaataaatgctTTGCTacaaaaggatttttttttagtgaacgtGTCACAGTTAATTAactcctattttttttaagacgaAGAAAGAAATTCGATTTTCTCTCCTATTTACTACGGCGACGAAGAATCAAAGTCTcactatattttttcctttttctagttCTTCTTCCAAGCGCAGGATAACCCCAGGGGGTTACGGGTTTTTTTCTACCAATTGGAGCCCTCCCTTCACCACCTCCATGGGGGTGGTCGACAGGGTTCATAACTACTCCTCTTACTACAGGACGTTTACCTAGCCAACATTTCGATCCGGCTCTACCCAAACTTTTCTGGTTTACCCCAACATTTCCCACTTGTCCGACTGTTGCTGAGCAGTTTTTGGATATCAAACGGACCTCTCCAGAAGGTAATTTTAATGTGGCCGATTTCCCCTCTTTTGCAATCAGTTTCGCTACAGCACCCGCTGCTCTAGCTAATTGTCCACCCTTTCCAAGTGTGATTTCTATATTATGTATGGCCGTGCCTAAGGGCATATCGGTTGAAGTAGATTCTTCTTTTTGATCAATCAAAACCCCTTCCCAAACTGTACAAGCTTCTTCCAAAGCATACGGCTTTCTGAATGTAGATGATGATATCTATACGGATGGatcttatcttatatatatcgtAGAATTCTTCTATATATGGTAGAAGTACCACACGAGTGGATATATAGGAATCAAAATCTGCCGAATAACTTATGTTATGATCTTCTACATCCTAGGTCTTCCCGTTCCGTCATCTGGCTTATGTTCTTCATGTAGCATTCAGACCGAATGACTCTATGAAATTACGTCGATACTTCCACATATTATGGGTAACGTAGGAGACATCTCTATTTTTCCCCGGGGGAATCTTTAGAATTACCACTGCTTAGCTTTCAATTCGCCTCTGACCATCAAATGAAATGTGAATAACCCGTCCTCCTCTCTTTGAAACAAGGGGCGCTTATGGTTCTGTCGGTGCTTGAAACAATTTTGTCTTCTCCATATTACTATATCTCTAGagtcaataattttatatgaggAACTACTGAACTCAATCACTTGCTGCCGTTACTCTTCAGTTTTCTGTTGAGGTCTATCCTGCAGAGGTACTCAAATTGGATCAGTGATCGATTTCTAGGTTTTGTCGTAAACCTAATTGGTTACTTCCAATTACGTAAATCAAATAGTTCAAACCGCACTCAAAGGTAGGGCATTTCCCATTTTTATAGGAACTTCTGTACCAGAAACAATGGTATCTCCAATTATAGCCCCTCTGGGATGTAAAATATATCTCTTCTCACCATCCCCATAGTGTATGAGACAAATGTATGCATTTCGATTAGGGTCGTATTCTATGGTTACGATTCTACCATATATGTCTTTTGTATTTCGTCGAAAATCTATTTTACGGTATAGACGCTTATGACCTCCCCCTCTATGCCTTACGGTAATGATTCCTCTGGCATTACGACCTTTACCACAATGATGCTGCCCATAGATCAAATTATTTCGTGGATTGGATTTCACTTGACTGTCTACGGCTCCATTGCGTGTGCTCGGGGTAGAAGTTTTGTATAAATGTATCGCCATGCTATTaagtattttgatttaagttcttttctttctaaGAGGTGGAATAGAATAACCCGGTTGAAGCGTAATGATCATACGTCTGTAATGCATTGTATGTCCCAGAATAGGTCCCATTCTTTTAACCTTTCCGGGGAGTCGATGACTATTCATAGCTATTACCTTGACACCAAAGAAGAGTTCGACCCAATGCTTTATTTCTGTCCTAGTTGATCCTGATTCGACATTAAAAGTATATTGATTTTTCCCCAATAACCGAATACTTTTGTCTGTAAATACTGCATATTTGATTCCATCCATAAATCGATTTTcttccctatgagttctagtcTCAATAAGAATGCTAGTTCTTACTGTTCATATGTTATGTTATGATATGAATATACCACACCAATTCGTTATGTATAGATGATGAGAAGATTCCATTGATACAGAGCCAATTCCAATAGACTTATTGGAGGGTCCCATTGGCGTGCATCCAGTAGGAATTGAACCTACGAATTCGCCAATTATGAGTTGGGCGCTTTAACCATTCAGCCATGGATGCTTAGTGGGGATCCTCGTACATGGTGAATAACCAAATTCCAATTGAAATGAAATCTTTAGGATAAATCAATGCAATTTAGGAGGAATCAATGAAAGGACATCAATTCAAATCCTGGATTTTCGAATTGAGAGAAATAGTGAGAGAGATCAAGAATTCTCACTATTTCTTAGATTCATGGACCCAAATCAATTCAGTGGGATCtttcattcatatttttttccacCAAGAACGTTTTAGAAAACTCTTGGACCCTCGAATTTTTAGTATCCTACTTTTGCGCAATTCACAGGGTTCAACAAGCAATCGATATTTCACGATCAAGGGTGTAGTACTATTTGTAGTAGCGGCCCTTCTATATCGTATTAACAATCGAAATATGGTCGAAAGCAAAAATCTCTATTTGAAAGGGCTTCTTCCTATACCTATGAATTCCATTGGACCCAGAAATGATACATCGGAAGAATCTTTTGGGTCTTCCAATATCAATAGGTTGATTGTTTCGCTCCTGTAttttacaaaaggaaaaaagatcTCTGAGAGCTGTTTCCGGGATCCGAAAGAGAGTACTCGGGTTCTCCCAATAACTAAAAAGTGTATCATGCCTGAATCTAACTGGAGTTCGCGGTGGTGGAGGAACTGGATCGGAAAAAAGAGggatttttgttgtaagatATCTAATGAAACCGTCGCTGGAATTGATATCTCATTTAAAgagaaagatatcaaatatctggagtttctttttgtatattatatggaTGATCCGATCCGCAAGGGCCATGATTGGGAATTGTTTGATCGTCTTTCTCCGAATAAGAGGCGAAACATAATCAACTTGAATTCGGGACAGCTATTCGAAATCTTAGTGAAAGACTGGATTTGTTATCTCATGTTTGCTTTTCGTGAAAAAATACCAATTGAAGTGGAGGGTTTCTTCAAACAACAAGGAGCTGGGTCAACTATTCAATCAAATGATATTGAGCATGTTTCCCATCTCTTCTCGAGAAACAAGCGGGCTATTTCTTTGCAAAATTGTGCTCAATTTCATATGTGGCAATTCCACCAAGATCTCTTCGTTAGTTGGGGGAAGAATCCGCACGAATCGGATTTTTTGAGGAAAATATCGAGAGAGAATTGGATTTGGTTAGACAATGTGTGGTTGGTAAACAAGGATAGATTTTTTAGCAAGGTACGAAATGTATCGTCAAATATTCAATATGATTCTACAAGATCTAGTTTCGTTCAAGTAACGGATTCTAGCCAATTGAACGGATCTTCTGATCAATTCATAGATCCTTTCGATTCCATTAGTAATGAGGATTCGGAATATCACTATCACACATTGATCAATCAAAGAGAGATTCAACAACTAAAAGAAAGATCGATTCTTTGGGATCCTTCCTTTATTCAAACGGAAGGAAGAGAGATAGAATCAGACCGATTCCCTAAATACCTTTCTGGATATTCCTCAATGCCCCGGCTATTCACGGAACGTGAAAAGCGAATGAATAATCATCTGCTTCCGGAAGAAAGCgaagaatttttttggaattctacAAGAGCCATTCGTTCTTTTTTCTCTGACAGATGGTCAGAACTTCATCTGGGTTCGAATCCTACTGAGAGGTCCACTAGGGATCAGAAATTGTTGAAGAAAGAACAAGATGTTTCTTTTGTCCCTTCCAGGCGatcggaaaataaagaaatagttaatatattcaAGATAATTACGTATTTACAAAATACCGTCTCAATTCATCCTATTTCATCAGATCTGGGATGTGATACGGTTCCGAAGGATGAACTGGATATGGACAGTTCCAATAAGATTTCATTCTTGaacaaaaatccatttttttatttatttcatctaTTCCATGAACGGAAGAGGGGGGGATACACGTTACGCCACGATTTTGAGTCAGAAGAGAGATTTCAAGAAATGGCAGATCTATTCACTCTATCAATAACCGAGCCGGATCTGGTGTATCATAAGGGATTTGCCTTTTCTATTGATTCCTACGGATTGGATCAAAGACAATTCTTGAAGGAGGTTTTCAACTCCAGGgatgaattgaaaaagaaatctTTATTGGTTCTACCTCctattttttatgaagaaaatgaatcttTTTATCGAAGGATCAGAAAAAATTGGGTCCGGATCTCCTGCGGGAATTTTTTTGaagatccaaaaccaaaaagagtGGTATTTGCTAGCAACAACATAATGGAGGCAGTCAATCAATATAGATTGATCCGAAATCTGATTCAAATCCAATTCCAATATAGTCCCTATGGGTACATAAGAAATGTATTGAAtcgattctttttaatgaagagACCTGATCGCAACTTCGAATATGGAATTCAAAGGGATCTAATAGGAAATGATACTCTGAATCATAGAACTATAATGAAAGATACGATCAACCAACAtttatcgaatttgaaaaagagtcagaagaaatggttcgatcctcttatttttctttctcgaaCCGAGAGATCCATAAATCGGGATCCTAATGCATATAGATACAAATGGTCCAATGGGAGCAAGAATTTCCAGGAGCATTTGAAACATTTCGTTTCTGAGCGGAAGAGCCGTTTTCAAGTAGTGTTCGATCGATTATGTATTAATCAATATTCGATTGATTGGTCTGAGgttattgataaaaaagattTGTCTAAGTCACTTCGTTTCTTTTGTCCAAGTTACTTCGTTTTTTGTCCAAGTTACTTCTCTTTTTGTCTAACTCacttccttttttctttgtgaGTTTCGAGAATATCCCCATTCATAGGTCTGAGATCCACATCTATGAATTGAAAGGTCCGAACGATCAACCCTGCAATCAGTTGTTAGAATCAATAGGTCTTCAAAtcgttcattttaaaaaattgaaaccctTTTTATTGGATGATCATAATACTTCTCAAAAATCGAAATTCTTGATCAATGGAGGAACAATATCACCATTTTTGTTCAATAAGATACCAAAGTGGATGATTGACTCATTCCATACTAGAAAGAATCGCAGGAAATCTTTTGATAACACGGATTCCTATTTCTCAATCGTATCCCACGATCAAGACAATTGGCTGAATCCCGTGAAACCATTTCAGAGAAGTTCAttgatatcttctttttctaaagCAAATCGACTTCGATTCTTGAATAATCCACATCACTTCTGCTTCTATTGTAACAAAAGATTCCCTTTTTATGTGGAAAAGGCCCGTCTCAATAATTCTGATTTTACGTATGGACAATTCCTCACTATCTTGTTCAttcacaacaaaatattttcttcgtgtggtggtaaaaaaaaacatgctttTTTGGAGAGAGATACTATTTCACCTTCGTCAATCGAGTCACAGGTATCTAACATATTCATATCTAACGATTTTCCACAAAGTGGTGACGAAAGGTATAACTTGTACAAATCTTTCCATTTTCCAATTCGATCCGATCCATTAGTTCGTAGAGCTATTTACTCGATTGCAGACATTTCTGGAACACCTCTAATAGAGGGACAAAGAGTAAATTTGGAAAGAACGTATTGTCAAACTCTTTCAGATATGAATCTATCCGATTCAGAAGAGAAGAG
This genomic interval carries:
- the LOC125602872 gene encoding protein Ycf2-like, which codes for MKGHQFKSWIFELREIVREIKNSHYFLDSWTQINSVGSFIHIFFHQERFRKLLDPRIFSILLLRNSQGSTSNRYFTIKGVVLFVVAALLYRINNRNMVESKNLYLKGLLPIPMNSIGPRNDTSEESFGSSNINRLIVSLLYFTKGKKISESCFRDPKESTRVLPITKKCIMPESNWSSRWWRNWIGKKRDFCCKISNETVAGIDISFKEKDIKYLEFLFVYYMDDPIRKGHDWELFDRLSPNKRRNIINLNSGQLFEILVKDWICYLMFAFREKIPIEVEGFFKQQGAGSTIQSNDIEHVSHLFSRNKRAISLQNCAQFHMWQFHQDLFVSWGKNPHESDFLRKISRENWIWLDNVWLVNKDRFFSKVRNVSSNIQYDSTRSSFVQVTDSSQLNGSSDQFIDPFDSISNEDSEYHYHTLINQREIQQLKERSILWDPSFIQTEGREIESDRFPKYLSGYSSMPRLFTEREKRMNNHLLPEESEEFFWNSTRAIRSFFSDRWSELHLGSNPTERSTRDQKLLKKEQDVSFVPSRRSENKEIVNIFKIITYLQNTVSIHPISSDLGCDTVPKDELDMDSSNKISFLNKNPFFYLFHLFHERKRGGYTLRHDFESEERFQEMADLFTLSITEPDLVYHKGFAFSIDSYGLDQRQFLKEVFNSRDELKKKSLLVLPPIFYEENESFYRRIRKNWVRISCGNFFEDPKPKRVVFASNNIMEAVNQYRLIRNLIQIQFQYSPYGYIRNVLNRFFLMKRPDRNFEYGIQRDLIGNDTLNHRTIMKDTINQHLSNLKKSQKKWFDPLIFLSRTERSINRDPNAYRYKWSNGSKNFQEHLKHFVSERKSRFQVVFDRLCINQYSIDWSEVIDKKDLSKSLRFFCPSYFVFCPSYFSFCLTHFLFSL